A genome region from Coffea arabica cultivar ET-39 chromosome 7e, Coffea Arabica ET-39 HiFi, whole genome shotgun sequence includes the following:
- the LOC113701715 gene encoding BTB/POZ domain-containing protein DOT3 isoform X2 yields the protein MMKSVQMEQQQSSSSDSDGTDQARGYSIIVPGNLIATTDGFEKKEHSWFALSPIPSDLSIQVEDITFCVHKYPLVARCGYLNRLELEPSNPDLGYDLKLENFPGGSETFELVLKFCYDLPIGLNPNNVAALRCASEFLEMTESLEDGNLISKTEAFFTFVVLSLWRDSVTVLKSCEKLSPWGENLQIVRRCCDSISWKVSRENSATVENISEEDWWFEDVATLRIDHFIRIIVAIRAKGTKSESIGSCIMRYAEKWLPDIDAGKAIKRRGYSQNEVQWSVTTGKSLEGVIGQNKEHRMIIESLVSILPPQKEAVSCKFLLWILKMALVFSISPALISELEKRVGMVLEKANVNDLLIPTYTVGDQGKMVKMTNDWTMHNIDVVQRILEYFLIYEQQQQLLLQQNPGTLTVGKLLDNYLAEVARDPNLSISKFQVLAESLPENARTCDDGLYRAIDTYLKTHTSLSEQDRRRLGKIMNCEKLSIDACMHAAQNDRLPLRTVIQNR from the exons ATGATGAAGTCTGTCCAAATGGAGCAGCAACAAAGCTCTAGCAGTGACTCTGATGGCACTGATCAAGCTCGTGGTTATAGTATTATAGTTCCAGGGAACCTCATTGCAACAACAGATGGCTTTGAAAAGAAAGAGCATTCATG GTTTGCTCTCTCTCCAATTCCATCAGATCTATCTATTCAGGTTGAAGACATCACCTTTTGTGTTCACAAG TATCCTTTAGTCGCAAGGTGTGGCTACCTAAATAGACTCGAACTCGAGCCTTCAAATCCAGATTTAGGTTATGATCTCAAACTCGAAAACTTTCCAGGTGGATCAGAAACATTTGAACTCGTCCTGAAATTCTGTTATGACCTGCCAATAGGCTTAAACCCCAATAATGTAGCAGCACTAAGATGTGCTTCAGAATTTCTGGAGATGACTGAATCACTAGAAGATGGAAATCTCATCTCCAAGACTGAAGCTTTCTTTACGTTTGTGGTCCTTTCTTTATGGAGAGACTCAGTCACTGTCCTCAAATCATGTGAAAAGCTGTCTCCATGGGGTGAAAACCTTCAGATTGTTCGAAGATGTTGCGACTCAATTTCATGGAAAGTATCTCGAGAAAACTCAGCCACAGTGGAGAACATCAGTGAAGAAGATTGGTGGTTTGAGGATGTGGCTACTCTTCGCATTGATCACTTCATAAGGATCATAGTAGCCATAAGAGCAAAAGGGACAAAATCAGAAAGTATAGGTTCATGTATCATGCGATACGCAGAAAAATGGTTGCCAGATATAGATGCAggtaaagcaataaaaagacGTGGATATAGTCAAAATGAGGTACAATGGAGTGTCACAACTGGCAAGAGCCTGGAAGGGGTCATTGGACAGAATAAGGAGCATAGAATGATCATAGAGAGTCTAGTAAGTATACTGCCACCTCAGAAGGAAGCTGTTTCTTGCAAGTTCCTTCTGTGGATATTGAAGATGGCCCTAGTGTTTTCAATATCCCCAGCTTTAATCTCAGAGCTCGAGAAAAGAGTTGGAATGGTTTTGGAAAAAGCAAATGTGAATGATCTGCTGATACCAACTTATACAGTAGGAGATCAAGGGAAGATGGTAAA GATGACCAATGACTGGACAATGCACAACATAGACGTTGTCCAAAGGATTTTGGAGTACTTCTTGATATATgaacagcagcagcagctgcTGCTGCAACAAAATCCAGGGACATTGACTGTTGGCAAACTCCTTGACAACTATCTAGCAGAAGTTGCAAGAGATCCCAATCTCTCCATCTCTAAGTTTCAAGTTTTAGCTGAATCTTTGCCTGAAAATGCTCGAACATGTGATGATGGTCTCTATAGAGCCATTGATACTTATCTCAAG ACTCATACTTCACTATCAGAACAAGACCGCAGAAGGCTAGGCAAAATCATGAACTGTGAGAAGCTGTCAATTGACGCATGTATGCATGCAGCACAAAATGACAGGCTGCCCCTACGAACTGTAATCCAG